ATAGAAGTGATCAATGAAGAAGTAGTGAAAGTACCGGAAGGAATTACAGTAATTGCCTCTGGTCCACTCACTTCACCAGTATTAGCTGAAGAAATACGGCAGCTGACTGGAGAAGATTACTTATACTTCTATGATGCGGCAGCCCCAATCGTAGAAGCCGATTCCATCGATATGGATAAAGTGTATTTGAAGTCACGTTATGATAAAGGTGAAGCAGCATATTTAAATTGCCCTATGAATAACGAAGAATTCGAACGATTTTATGAAGCTTTAACCTCAGCTGAAGTTGCACCTTTAAAGGATTTTGAAAAAGAACTTTACTTTGAAGGATGTATGCCAATCGAAGAGATGGCGAAGCGCGGTGTCAAGACGATGTTATTCGGTCCGTTAAAACCGGTTGGACTTGAAGATCCTAAGACAGGAAAAGAGCCAAAAGCGGTTATTCAGTTACGACAGGATAACGCGGCGGGCACATTATATAACCTAGTAGGATTTCAGACACATCTAAAATGGGGAGCGCAAAAAGAAGTATTAAAATTGATACCTGGATTGGAAAATGTGGATATCGTGCGCTATGGTGTGATGCATCGTAATACATTTATCAACTCACCTAGAGTATTGAACTGCACATATCAACTTAAAACACAGCCAACCATCCTATTTGCGGGTCAAGTAACAGGTGTAGAAGGCTATGTTGAATCAGCAGGATCAGGATTGATTGCAGGTATTAATGCGGCGCAGCTGGCAAAGGGCGAGAAGCCAGTCCGTTTTCCGAGAGAAACAGCTCTTGGCAGCATGGCGCGTTATATTACCGAAGCCGACCCAACGAATTTCCAGCCGATTAACATCAATTTTGGATTATTCCCTGAGCTAAATAGGCGGTATAGAACAAAAGCCGAACGAGCAAACAAACATGCGACGCGCGCATTGGATGCATTGCAAGAATTTAAATTAATGACAAACATATAACTGAAGATCGAACTCCACGTAATCGGAGTTCTGTCTTCAGTTTTTTAGTTGTACTAGCCATGTGCAACTTCTTACTAGATATGACGTCATATATTTCGGGAGAATTAATCGCGGATATGAAGAAAATTCCTTAGCTGTTAAAGTAATTTGACTGTTATGTGACGAAAATAGTTCTTATATTTAAAAATGATCAAGAATCAGTTTTTCAAAGTTGCCCTAAATTCCTTGCTAATGTATAGTGTTTTATGGACAACATTCGACTTTGGCAGTTTATTTCGAACTGTATGTAATCAATAACCTTTCAAATCTTCAGGTGCACGTTGTACGATGATAAATTCGTATCGAGGTGATCAAATGATTCCTGAAATAAAACAATTGGCAGACGAATATGTATCTTATATTCGACTAGAGAAAAACTACTCGTCCTACACCGTCGCGGAGTATGAAAACGATCTTCGGGATTTTTTATTGTTCCTGCAAGAAGAGGGAATCGAGAAATTAGAAGAAGTCGATTACCCTGTGGCTAGGCTGTATATAACACGATTATATGATCGTTCTTATGCAAAAACTAGCATTTCCAGGAAAATATCAGCCATCCGCTCATTTTACACATTCATGAATGCTCGATACGGGATTGAAGATCAAGCATTTAGATTATTGTATCATCCGAAGCAAGAAGAACGCCTTCCTGCTTTTTTCTATCAGCAAGAGTTGGAAAAGCTTTTTGAAGTCACGATGGGAGAAGATTTTCGCTCTTTGCGAGACCGTGCTTTACTCGAGTTGCTATATGCAACGGGGATCCGTGTCGGTGAATTAGTAGAAATCGAAGTGCAAGATGTGGATCATTATTTAAGCATTGTGAAAGTAATGGGTAAAGGACGAAAAGAACGATTTGTGCCATTCGGAAGTTTTGCAGAGGAAGCGTTGCAAAACTATATAGAGAGTAGTCGCCCACAATTGATGAAGCAAAAGAAGCATGCAAAATTGTTCGTCAATCTGCGTGGTGACCCTCTGACGGATCGCGGTGTGCGCTATGTATTAGATGGTTTAATGGAGAAAGCATCTCTGCATACAAATATTACACCACATATGATCCGGCATACGTTTGCGACACATTTGCTTGGGGCTGGAGCAGATCTTCGGTCAGTACAAGAATTGCTGGGACATAGCCATCTATCTTCAACTCAGGTCTATACCCATATCACAAATGAACACTTACGTCAGACTTATTTACAAACGCACCCTCGTGCTTAGGAGGAACTATAATGAAATTTCATGCAACAACGATATTTGCTATTCATCATGATGGGCAATGTGCTATGTCAGGTGATGGGCAAGTGACGATGGGCGAGTCGGTCGTCATGAAGCACACAGCGAAGAAAGTCCGTAGATTATTTAACGGTAAAGTCTTAGCTGGTTTTGCTGGTTCTGTAGCAGATGCTTTTACGCTATTCGATTTATTTGAAGCTAAACTCAATGAATATGATGGAAATCTTCAGCGAGCGGCAGTTGAACTTGCTAAAGAATGGCGTGGAGATCGTATACTGCGCAAATTAGAAGCGTTGTTACTTGTTATGGACGAAAATACGCTATTACTCGTATCAGGTACTGGTGAAGTAATAGAGCCAGATGACGGGGTATTGGCCATTGGTTCCGGGGGTAATTACGCACTAGCGGCCGGACGTGCATTGAAGAAGCATAGCAGTGAATTGACAGCGAAAGAAATTGCTGAAATTTCACTTGAGACAGCAGCTGATATTTGTGTGTTCACCAATCATAATATTATCGTGGAGGTGCTTTAAGTGATGAAGCAAGAGATGACTCCTAAAGCGCTCACAGCGTATTTAAATCGTTATATTATTGGGCAAGAAAAAGCTAAGAAGGCAGTTGCTGTTGCTATGCGTAATCGTTATCGTCGTATGCAGTTGACTGCTGAAGAACAAGAAGAGGTCATTCCCAAAAACATTTTGATGATTGGACCTACAGGTGTTGGAAAAACAGAGATTGCCCGAAGAATTGCCAAGTTGATTCATGCACCTTTCGTAAAAGTCGAAGCGACAAAGTTTACGGAAGTCGGATATGTAGGACGAGATGTTGAGTCCATGATTCGCGATTTAACTGAAGTTGGAGTACGCATGGTGAAAGAAGATATGCGCGAAGCGGTTAAAAAGCAGTCTCAAAAGTTAGCGGAAGAACGGTTAGTAAAGTTGCTAGTCCCTGAGGCGAAAAAAAATACAGAAGGTCAAAATCCTTTTGAAATGTTTTTCGGTCAAAAGACACAGCCAGAGCCCGAACAAACAGAAGATCAATCTGAGATTAGACGCAAGCGTTCAGAGATCGCTGCGCAACTTGCAAGTGGTCTAATCGAAGAGAAAATGGTGACGGTAGACGTGCAAGCGCAACACCCCTCTTTATTCGATGCATTGCAAGGGTCTGGTATGGATCAAATGTCGGGTATGCAAGACGCTTTATCTTCACTTATGCCGAAAAAGAAAGTTCAGCGTCGCATGAAAGTCAAAGATGCAAGAGTTGTACTGGAAGCGGAAGAAGCGGATAAGTTAATTGATCAAGATGAAGTAGCGCGTAAAGGGATTGAGTTAACGGAACAAGCGGGAATTATTTTCCTTGATGAAATGGATAAAATCGCAAGTAGCAATCAAAAATCATCAGGTGAAGTGTCTCGTGAAGGTGTACAACGTGATATTTTGCCAATCGTCGAAGGTTCTACGGTTACAACCAAATATGGTGCTGTTAAGACCGATTATATTTTGTTCATTGCCGCAGGAGCATTCCATATGTCGAAACCGTCTGATATTATTCCGGAGTTGCAAGGTAGATTCCCGATTCGTGTAGAATTAGATAAATTGACAAAAGGTGATTTTGAGCGCATACTGCGAGAACCAGATTTTTCTTTATTAAAACAATATGAACGACTTCTTGCGACAGAAGATGTCGAAATTGAATTTACAGATGAAGCAATTAGCAAGCTGGCTGAAATTGCGTTTGAGGTAAATAATGAAACAGAAAATATTGGTGCAAGAAGATTGCATACGATTTTGGAGAAGTTGCTAGAAGATTTATCATTTGAAGCGGCAGAAATCGGTCCTGCATCTATCAAGATTACACCAGCATATGTAGATGAAAAGCTGGATGGAATTGTAAAGAACAAAGATTTGTCACAATTTATTCTATAAGGAAGTCGTAATAGTTTATTTAATGATTTAAAACCTTTAGAATATTCATTAAAGTCTGAAGAGAACCTTAAGGAGGAACAACAAAGATGAGTTTATTAGTTAAAACAAGAAAAATTAATGCGATGTTACAAGAAGGTGCAGGCGGTCCTGTAAACTTTAAAGAGATGGCAGAAGAACTAAGTGAGGTAATTGATTGTAACGCGTTTATCGTAAGTAGAAGAGGTAAATTACTTGGTTTAGAAATCCATCATCAAATTGACAATGAACGCATGAAGAAAATGTTCGAAGATCGTAAATTCCCTGAAGAGTATACGAATCGCTTATTCCAAATTAATGAAACATCTCCAAATATCGATATCGAGAGTGAACATACTGTATTCCCTATCGAAAACAAAGAACTATTCCAAGAAGGTTTAACTACTATCGTCCCAATTATCGGTGGTGGCGAACGCTTAGGTACTTTAATTCTTGCGCGACTAAAAGAGGGATTTACAGAAGATGATCTAATCCTTGCTGAATATGGTGCAACAGTAGTAGGCATGGAAATTTTACGTGAAAAATCAGAGGAAATTGAACATGAAGCGCGCAGTAAAGCAGTTGTGCAAATGGCGATTAACTCATTGTCTTACAGTGAACATGAAGCAATCGAGCATATCTTTAAAGAGTTAGACGGTAATGAAGGGTTGCTTGTAGCCTCTAAAATCGCTGATCGTGTTGGAATTACACGTTCAGTAATTGTTAACGCACTTCGTAAACTTGAAAGTGCTGGGGTTATTGAATCACGTTCTCTAGGAATGAAAGGGACGTATATTAAAGTATTGAATGATAAATTCCTAGCAGAGCTTGAGAAACACAATTCATAAAATTAAATACTGTTTCAAAAGTAAATTGTTTAGAAACTGAAGAAACTTCCGTTATTACGGATTTTCTTCGGTTTTTTTATTGAAATCTTCCTATTTTGACGAGCTGGATTAATCTTATGTCTCAGATATATGAAATAGGAAATATCAATTACATTAGGCTTAGTGCGTTAGAATTGAATGTAACTGAAAGAATATAGTAGCAAGTCATTTACACTATATAGTAATTGGTGATTAAATAACTTATGTTAAGATAAAAGCAATTTTTGTTCAATACATAAAATACAAATTTGTATGATACGAAGTAATTAGTAGCAATATGTAGACTACTCTGAATCCTTTTCAATAGTTATTTTATACTATAATTCTGTTTAGAAAACATTGGACAAAAATCATTAGTCTCAGCTACAATAGAGTAATAGTATAATAAAAAATGACCTATTTAGACAAAGATAGAATATAAGAGTAGTATAATATGGATTTTTTTGAGGAAACCGCGAAAAATGTGATAAATGAGGGAAAGGTGGGGAAACGATGGAGATTTATGGTGGTACCATCAACCTGCTTGAAAAAGGTTTAGATTATTCATCTGCAAAAGGGAAAGCAATTTCGCAAAATATAGCGAATGTAGACACACCTAACTATAAAACTA
This window of the Sporosarcina ureae genome carries:
- the hslU gene encoding ATP-dependent protease ATPase subunit HslU; protein product: MMKQEMTPKALTAYLNRYIIGQEKAKKAVAVAMRNRYRRMQLTAEEQEEVIPKNILMIGPTGVGKTEIARRIAKLIHAPFVKVEATKFTEVGYVGRDVESMIRDLTEVGVRMVKEDMREAVKKQSQKLAEERLVKLLVPEAKKNTEGQNPFEMFFGQKTQPEPEQTEDQSEIRRKRSEIAAQLASGLIEEKMVTVDVQAQHPSLFDALQGSGMDQMSGMQDALSSLMPKKKVQRRMKVKDARVVLEAEEADKLIDQDEVARKGIELTEQAGIIFLDEMDKIASSNQKSSGEVSREGVQRDILPIVEGSTVTTKYGAVKTDYILFIAAGAFHMSKPSDIIPELQGRFPIRVELDKLTKGDFERILREPDFSLLKQYERLLATEDVEIEFTDEAISKLAEIAFEVNNETENIGARRLHTILEKLLEDLSFEAAEIGPASIKITPAYVDEKLDGIVKNKDLSQFIL
- the hslV gene encoding ATP-dependent protease subunit HslV; translation: MMKFHATTIFAIHHDGQCAMSGDGQVTMGESVVMKHTAKKVRRLFNGKVLAGFAGSVADAFTLFDLFEAKLNEYDGNLQRAAVELAKEWRGDRILRKLEALLLVMDENTLLLVSGTGEVIEPDDGVLAIGSGGNYALAAGRALKKHSSELTAKEIAEISLETAADICVFTNHNIIVEVL
- the xerC gene encoding tyrosine recombinase XerC, which produces MIPEIKQLADEYVSYIRLEKNYSSYTVAEYENDLRDFLLFLQEEGIEKLEEVDYPVARLYITRLYDRSYAKTSISRKISAIRSFYTFMNARYGIEDQAFRLLYHPKQEERLPAFFYQQELEKLFEVTMGEDFRSLRDRALLELLYATGIRVGELVEIEVQDVDHYLSIVKVMGKGRKERFVPFGSFAEEALQNYIESSRPQLMKQKKHAKLFVNLRGDPLTDRGVRYVLDGLMEKASLHTNITPHMIRHTFATHLLGAGADLRSVQELLGHSHLSSTQVYTHITNEHLRQTYLQTHPRA
- the codY gene encoding GTP-sensing pleiotropic transcriptional regulator CodY, which encodes MSLLVKTRKINAMLQEGAGGPVNFKEMAEELSEVIDCNAFIVSRRGKLLGLEIHHQIDNERMKKMFEDRKFPEEYTNRLFQINETSPNIDIESEHTVFPIENKELFQEGLTTIVPIIGGGERLGTLILARLKEGFTEDDLILAEYGATVVGMEILREKSEEIEHEARSKAVVQMAINSLSYSEHEAIEHIFKELDGNEGLLVASKIADRVGITRSVIVNALRKLESAGVIESRSLGMKGTYIKVLNDKFLAELEKHNS
- the trmFO gene encoding FADH(2)-oxidizing methylenetetrahydrofolate--tRNA-(uracil(54)-C(5))-methyltransferase TrmFO; protein product: MTQIVNVVGAGLAGSEAAWQLANRGIQVKLFEMRPVKQTPAHHTDKFAELVCSNSLRANNLTNAVGVIKEEMRQLNSLIIQAADDCAVPAGGALAVDRHEFAGNVTEKIRNHPNIEVINEEVVKVPEGITVIASGPLTSPVLAEEIRQLTGEDYLYFYDAAAPIVEADSIDMDKVYLKSRYDKGEAAYLNCPMNNEEFERFYEALTSAEVAPLKDFEKELYFEGCMPIEEMAKRGVKTMLFGPLKPVGLEDPKTGKEPKAVIQLRQDNAAGTLYNLVGFQTHLKWGAQKEVLKLIPGLENVDIVRYGVMHRNTFINSPRVLNCTYQLKTQPTILFAGQVTGVEGYVESAGSGLIAGINAAQLAKGEKPVRFPRETALGSMARYITEADPTNFQPININFGLFPELNRRYRTKAERANKHATRALDALQEFKLMTNI